The window AACACCCCCGAGCGGACGAGTCGTGACCTGTTCGCCGAAGCCACCGTCGCGGCGTTCGAGGACAGCGGCGTTCCACGCGAGGACGTCGAGGCGCTGTTCTACGGGAACTTCATGGGTGAACTCTCCGAGCACCAGGGCCACCAGGGCCCCCTGATGGCCGAGGCCGCCGGCGTCCAGGCGCCGGCGACCAGATACGAGGCCGCCTGCGCCTCGAGCGGGACGGCCGTCCGGGACGCCGTCGTCCGGATCCGTAACGGCGAAGCCGACGTCGTCCTCGTCGGCGGCGCCGAGCGGATGACTAACCTCGGGACTGCGGGTGCGACCGAAGCCCTGGCGATCGCGGCCGACGACCTCTGGGAGGTCCGCGCCGGAATGACCTTCCCCGGAGCGTACGCCCTGATGGCCCAGGCGTACTTCGAGGAGTTCGGCGGCGAACACGAGGATCTCGCCCACATCGCGGTCAAGAACCACGAGAACGCGCTGACCAACGAGAAGGCCCAGTACCAGAGCGCGATCGACGTCGAGGACGTCCTCGAGGCCCCGCAGGTCTCCTCGCCGCTGGGGCTGTACGACTCCTGTCCGATC of the Halobiforma lacisalsi AJ5 genome contains:
- a CDS encoding thiolase domain-containing protein: MSNVRVAGTGLTPFGNTPERTSRDLFAEATVAAFEDSGVPREDVEALFYGNFMGELSEHQGHQGPLMAEAAGVQAPATRYEAACASSGTAVRDAVVRIRNGEADVVLVGGAERMTNLGTAGATEALAIAADDLWEVRAGMTFPGAYALMAQAYFEEFGGEHEDLAHIAVKNHENALTNEKAQYQSAIDVEDVLEAPQVSSPLGLYDSCPISDGAAALVLTSDEYAEEHDLDAPVAITGTGQGGDRLALHDRDHLARSPAAREAGEEAYADAGVSAADVDLAEVHDCFTIAEVLALEALDIEQVGEGISAARDGRTTADGETPINLSGGLKAKGHPVGATGASQIAEVTKLLAGDHPNSEHVPDATTGVAHNAGGTVASATVHVLEEVGR